A stretch of the Gammaproteobacteria bacterium genome encodes the following:
- a CDS encoding PA0069 family radical SAM protein, with product MSTPETGRRKGRGALSNPDGRYEPTEHRREDDGWYREAGPAPVATTLTPDRARSVITRNDSPDVPFDRSINPYRGCEHGCVYCFARPGHAYLGLSPGLDFETRLFYKQDAAKRLREELSHPGYRCSPIALGINTDAYQPAERRLGVTRELLEVLTECHHPVSIVTKSALIERDLDLLSELAGHRLVQVMVSVTTLDNRLASRMEPRASAPHRRLQVLRRLSAAGVPVGVLVAPLIPAVNDAELERILDACRDTGAQTAGYVVLRLPHELKQLFREWLEAYLPDRARHVTNLVRQLHGGKDYDPTFARRMRGQGPIADILAQRFDLASRRLGYRSEALELDCTRFHPPGHGGQLSLF from the coding sequence GTGTCCACGCCTGAAACAGGACGGCGCAAGGGACGCGGCGCCCTGAGCAACCCCGATGGCCGATACGAGCCGACGGAACACCGGCGGGAGGACGACGGCTGGTATCGGGAGGCGGGCCCCGCCCCTGTCGCCACCACGCTGACCCCGGACCGCGCGCGCTCGGTCATTACCCGCAACGACTCCCCGGACGTTCCGTTCGACCGTTCGATCAATCCCTACCGGGGTTGCGAACACGGCTGCGTCTACTGCTTCGCGCGCCCCGGCCACGCCTACCTGGGTCTGTCGCCGGGGCTGGATTTCGAGACCCGCCTGTTCTACAAGCAGGATGCCGCCAAACGCCTCCGAGAGGAGCTGTCGCACCCGGGATACCGCTGCTCACCCATCGCACTGGGCATCAACACCGACGCCTATCAGCCTGCGGAGCGGCGCCTTGGCGTGACCCGGGAGCTGCTCGAAGTCCTGACCGAGTGCCATCACCCCGTATCGATCGTCACCAAGTCAGCCTTGATCGAGCGTGATCTGGACCTGCTGTCGGAACTCGCCGGGCATCGGCTCGTGCAGGTGATGGTATCGGTGACGACCCTGGACAACCGGCTCGCCAGCCGGATGGAACCGCGCGCCAGCGCCCCGCATCGTCGACTACAGGTGCTGAGGCGGCTGAGCGCCGCCGGTGTGCCCGTAGGCGTTCTCGTGGCGCCGTTGATTCCGGCGGTCAACGATGCCGAGCTGGAGCGCATCCTCGATGCCTGCCGGGACACCGGGGCTCAAACCGCCGGTTATGTCGTCCTGCGCCTGCCGCATGAGCTGAAGCAGTTGTTCCGCGAATGGCTGGAAGCGTACCTCCCGGACCGCGCGCGACACGTGACGAACCTCGTGCGGCAGCTCCACGGCGGAAAGGACTACGATCCCACCTTCGCCCGGCGCATGCGCGGTCAGGGACCCATCGCGGATATACTGGCCCAACGCTTCGACCTGGCGAGCAGACGCCTGGGATATCGAAGCGAAGCCTTGGAACTGGATTGCACCCGGTTTCACCCGCCCGGGCACGGCGGACAGCTGTCCCTGTTCTGA